A region from the Lolium perenne isolate Kyuss_39 chromosome 4, Kyuss_2.0, whole genome shotgun sequence genome encodes:
- the LOC127295332 gene encoding uncharacterized protein yields MSLRRLLAFSGRLHRSLCTAATPPPDSGRGLWTWYMLGKMTAAMGPSPSPCVSFVGPPRVSKLYMPLNLSNASGLTEPDPEGDVVRVSVGQACAASQDGLLLLSCQDILVTAPILAKQGGHKVRDMTAAADPDSVRLASMAHVVFNPHTGRQCRLPPIQGPKRILAGFHLGILTQRGPPERYAVAELDGNANVMLRFLPETGDWDLVNCSPFQLPAQRRMVPTQEVVPFRGYLWWVDVTWGAICADPFSDRPEPHFIELPSGSVLPADTHDQVLRRPRSPLPDAEGNAWWMQAPAMYRRVGVSGGWLHYVEVSEEEPFVLSSFALDADGSGWTLNHRVALSPLWADGGFPWLPLQGETRPKIGVLDLARDDVVYLTVGQHMVVVDIQRGEVVEHCPLEGGDVCILPCMLTSWLSGSPIPSAGKSDVTEKNTLADVLVRSDRVQKK; encoded by the coding sequence ATGTCGCTGCGCCGCCTGCTTGCTTTCTCCGGTCGCCTCCACCGTTCCCTATGCACGGCCGCCACGCCTCCACCGGATTCGGGTCGGGGGCTCTGGACGTGGTACATGCTCGGGAAGATGACGGCGGCCATGGGGCCGTCGCCGAGCCCATGCGTGAGCTTCGTCGGTCCTCCCCGCGTCTCCAAGCTATACATGCCCCTGAACCTCTCCAACGCCAGCGGCCTCACTGAGCCCGACCCCGAAGGCGACGTCGTGCGGGTCTCGGTCGGCCAGGCCTGCGCCGCCAGCCaggacggcctcctcctcctcagctgCCAAGACATCCTCGTCACGGCCCCCATCCTCGCCAAGCAGGGCGGCCACAAGGTGCGGGATatgaccgccgccgccgaccccgACAGCGTCCGCCTCGCCAGCATGGCGCACGTCGTCTTCAACCCTCACACCGGCAGGCAGTGCCGTCTCCCGCCCATCCAAGGCCCCAAGAGGATCTTGGCTGGGTTCCACCTGGGCATCCTCACCCAGCGCGGGCCACCGGAAAGGTACGCCGTCGCCGAGCTGGACGGGAACGCCAACGTGATGCTCCGGTTTCTCCCGGAAACAGGGGATTGGGATCTCGTCAACTGCTCCCCGTTCCAGCTCCCGGCTCAGCGGCGAATGGTGCCAACCCAGGAGGTTGTGCCCTTCCGAGGCTACCTGTGGTGGGTGGACGTGACCTGGGGCGCCATCTGCGCCGACCCGTTCAGCGACCGGCCGGAGCCTCACTTCATCGAGCTGCCCAGCGGCAGTGTGCTCCCTGCAGACACACACGACCAAGTGCTCCGCCGCCCAAGGAGCCCGCTGCCTGACGCCGAGGGCAACGCGTGGTGGATGCAGGCGCCCGCAATGTACCGCCGCGTCGGGGTCAGCGGCGGCTGGCTTCACTACGTCGAGGTGTCTGAGGAGGAGCCCTTCGTGCTCAGCTCCTTCGCACTCGACGCCGACGGCAGCGGCTGGACGCTGAACCACCGGGTGGCGCTCAGCCCGCTCTGGGCGGATGGTGGCTTTCCATGGCTACCCTTGCAGGGGGAGACCAGACCCAAGATTGGCGTTCTTGATCTGGCCAGAGACGATGTAGTGTACCTCACTGTTGGCCAGCACATGGTCGTCGTGGACATTCAAAGGGGGGAGGTTGTCGAGCATTGTCCGCTTGAAGGCGGCGACGTCTGCATTTTACCATGTATGCTTACCTCGTGGCTTTCAGGATCTCCGATACCTTCGGCAG